The proteins below are encoded in one region of Planctopirus limnophila DSM 3776:
- a CDS encoding DUF1570 domain-containing protein, with the protein MFRATLWACCVWLSFSASLPADDRCLEISYEGEMLRGRVVARDSVQCWFQLADGSQRLIDLAKVSRYQVLPGEFSPMTTVEMKSQLVREWPALRVAATDGLIVAAPASVENELKELFDEVRRDFVGWLSVYGHTPAPLEFPLVVVMPSRQAEFDQLVKIRPKRARENLAGVYLVESNRILLSPGEKHQSLRERHATLIHEAVHQLGFNYGLHSRIEPGPVWMIEGLAMAFENDALRKRDRQASAWDRINRERFLHFRAMQQKMPRGWLRALIESDDLFETRALDAYAQAWAVTFFLLETRPSQYVRLLTTSHEMERKADESITSRRLRHFIESLGKEPESLEIEIKRFFEELSPRSR; encoded by the coding sequence ATGTTTCGCGCGACTTTGTGGGCCTGCTGTGTGTGGTTATCTTTCTCTGCCAGTTTACCGGCAGATGATCGCTGCTTGGAAATTTCGTACGAAGGAGAAATGTTGCGCGGGCGCGTGGTGGCCAGGGATTCGGTTCAATGCTGGTTTCAGTTGGCTGATGGATCTCAACGGTTGATCGATCTCGCCAAAGTGAGTCGTTATCAGGTGTTGCCGGGCGAATTTTCGCCCATGACAACGGTCGAGATGAAGAGTCAGCTCGTGCGGGAATGGCCAGCTCTGCGTGTGGCAGCGACAGATGGGTTGATCGTGGCGGCACCTGCGAGTGTAGAAAACGAACTGAAAGAGTTGTTCGATGAAGTTCGCCGCGATTTTGTGGGCTGGTTGAGTGTGTATGGCCATACTCCTGCGCCACTGGAGTTTCCGCTCGTCGTTGTCATGCCGTCCCGACAGGCTGAGTTTGATCAGCTGGTGAAGATTCGTCCCAAAAGAGCACGGGAAAATCTGGCAGGGGTTTATCTGGTCGAGAGTAATCGAATTTTGCTCTCGCCAGGTGAAAAGCATCAATCGTTGCGTGAACGTCATGCCACACTTATTCACGAAGCGGTTCACCAACTGGGTTTCAATTATGGTCTGCATTCGAGAATTGAGCCGGGGCCCGTCTGGATGATTGAAGGCTTAGCTATGGCGTTCGAGAATGACGCCCTACGAAAGCGGGATCGGCAAGCGAGTGCGTGGGATCGCATCAACCGGGAAAGGTTTCTGCACTTTCGTGCCATGCAACAGAAGATGCCTCGGGGCTGGTTGCGAGCTTTGATCGAAAGTGACGATCTCTTTGAAACTCGTGCTCTGGATGCGTATGCCCAAGCCTGGGCTGTGACATTCTTTCTGCTGGAAACCAGGCCCAGCCAATATGTTCGACTGCTCACGACCTCTCATGAAATGGAGCGAAAGGCAGACGAATCGATTACTTCCCGGCGGCTACGCCATTTCATTGAAAGTCTAGGCAAAGAACCTGAAAGCCTGGAAATCGAGATCAAAAGGTTCTTTGAGGAACTTTCTCCTCGCAGTCGATGA
- the miaB gene encoding tRNA (N6-isopentenyl adenosine(37)-C2)-methylthiotransferase MiaB: MLTLPIITLPAQVSSSDGCESSSAGSLNVATLNSNDSAAAASGDSVSDAPKTETSTALSAHEQGAPGERDHNGKLYIETVGCQMNMLDSELVVAALRREGYELTSQPDDADTILFNTCSVREHAEHKIYSALGRLKHARKQRPQQVIGVMGCMAQKDQSLIFDRAPHVDIVVGTGQMAEIPGLIKNARKDRERALAVSLDRKAGTRREVSASFQSYDPLREPEMRPSPYQAFVRIMFGCDKFCTYCVVPMTRGPEQSRLPSEILAEVAHLAGQGVKEVTLLGQTVNSYKCVENGKTWRLSDLLAAMHETPGMLRFKFVTSYPRDMTDDLLIALRDLPKCSHYIHVPLQHGCDDVLTRMKRGYTTAHYREMHQRIKEYLPYSAVSSDFIVGFCGETEESHQKSLEAIREYRFKNSFIFKYSERPGTKAQSLFQDDIPDEVKKRRNQELLELQNEISEEDNAAFIGREVEVLVEGPSKNAIKKADSSLKEQLTGRTRCDRIVVFDGNPRLAGSLAQVVVHDVTPTTLVGSILTREVQHGGHSLLPILV, translated from the coding sequence ATGTTGACGCTTCCCATTATCACATTGCCTGCACAAGTATCATCGAGCGATGGCTGCGAAAGTTCTTCTGCAGGTTCGCTTAACGTCGCGACTTTGAATTCGAATGATTCAGCCGCTGCAGCCAGTGGAGATTCGGTGAGCGATGCTCCCAAAACTGAAACAAGCACTGCACTCAGTGCCCATGAGCAAGGCGCGCCAGGTGAGCGAGACCATAACGGCAAGCTCTATATTGAAACGGTCGGCTGCCAGATGAATATGCTCGACAGTGAGCTGGTCGTGGCTGCTCTGCGGCGTGAGGGGTACGAACTCACCAGCCAACCCGACGATGCAGACACGATTCTCTTCAATACCTGCAGTGTCCGTGAGCATGCTGAGCATAAAATCTATAGCGCTCTGGGTCGCCTGAAGCATGCCCGCAAGCAGCGACCTCAGCAGGTCATTGGTGTGATGGGCTGTATGGCTCAGAAGGATCAATCGCTGATTTTTGATCGGGCTCCGCATGTGGACATCGTCGTGGGAACTGGCCAGATGGCCGAGATCCCCGGACTCATTAAGAATGCTCGGAAAGATCGCGAGCGGGCATTAGCTGTGAGTCTTGATCGTAAGGCGGGGACACGCCGGGAAGTGAGTGCCAGCTTTCAAAGCTACGATCCTTTGCGAGAACCTGAGATGCGGCCTTCGCCCTATCAGGCCTTCGTGCGGATCATGTTTGGTTGCGACAAATTCTGCACTTATTGTGTGGTGCCGATGACGCGCGGGCCGGAGCAGAGCCGTTTGCCATCAGAAATTCTCGCCGAAGTGGCACATCTGGCGGGGCAAGGTGTCAAAGAGGTGACACTTCTGGGCCAGACGGTCAACAGCTACAAGTGCGTGGAAAATGGCAAAACGTGGCGACTTTCTGATCTGCTGGCGGCCATGCATGAAACCCCCGGTATGCTGCGGTTTAAGTTTGTCACCAGCTATCCGCGAGACATGACCGATGATCTGCTGATTGCCTTGCGAGACCTGCCCAAATGCAGTCATTACATCCATGTTCCACTGCAGCATGGCTGTGACGACGTTCTCACACGCATGAAACGAGGCTACACCACGGCTCACTATCGCGAGATGCATCAGAGGATCAAGGAATATCTCCCGTACTCGGCAGTCTCAAGTGACTTTATTGTCGGCTTTTGTGGTGAGACCGAAGAAAGCCATCAAAAGAGCCTCGAGGCGATTCGCGAATACCGCTTCAAGAACAGCTTCATTTTCAAGTACAGCGAACGACCGGGAACGAAAGCCCAGTCACTCTTCCAGGACGACATTCCCGATGAGGTGAAAAAGCGTCGAAATCAGGAACTGCTGGAACTTCAAAACGAGATCAGTGAAGAGGACAACGCGGCATTCATCGGGCGGGAAGTGGAAGTCCTCGTTGAAGGGCCGAGCAAGAATGCCATCAAGAAGGCCGATAGTTCGCTCAAAGAGCAACTCACTGGCCGCACACGCTGTGACCGCATCGTGGTCTTCGACGGCAATCCGAGGCTGGCGGGGAGTCTGGCACAGGTGGTGGTTCACGATGTCACACCAACCACACTGGTGGGTTCGATATTGACGCGCGAAGTACAGCACGGCGGCCATTCCCTGCTGCCGATTCTGGTTTGA
- a CDS encoding SEC-C metal-binding domain-containing protein: MRLISGAHTGRNDPCPCGSGNKFTQCCGKS, translated from the coding sequence ATGCGATTAATAAGTGGAGCCCATACGGGGCGCAATGATCCCTGCCCATGCGGCAGTGGCAACAAGTTCACACAATGCTGTGGAAAATCATAG
- a CDS encoding glycine--tRNA ligase encodes MTQYSMDKIVALAKRRGLMFQSSEIYGGLNGFWDYGPLGVELKRNVRQAWWDDMITRHDELSIPAGAPSTFDMVGVETSIIMHPQVWKVSGHFDLFCDKMVDCKESRKRYRLDHVKGRWIESVKRVQGEIPEGAAPERVFITTMAEIDERNDDIEKKALQYFGLRSKDAGKLKFVSEIESLPPVEQFIDVMAPDARNKATLTTPRDFNLMFKTTLGALGTEDDAAFLRPETAQGMFVNFKNVCDSSRVKIPFGIAQIGKSFRNEITPRNFTFRSREFEQMEMEFFCHPKDSLAWYTYWRDRRYKWYTDLGISSDNLILREHTHEELAHYSVGTADVEYAFPFLPAGEYGELEGVAHRGDFDLRSHSQGKLRKEGNELVVEAGTDGKPKYLGSGKDLSYFDDQSRERFLPHVIEPAAGCDRATLAFLCEAYHEDKQPDEKGEMQERVVLKLHPRLAPVKVAIFPLIKKDGMPEKAAEIYREFKRAGITAAYDQQAAIGRRYRRMDEIGTPYCITVDGDTMSADTVTIRNRDTLEQIRLPVKEVVDHIAKLVR; translated from the coding sequence ATGACCCAGTACAGCATGGATAAGATTGTCGCCCTCGCCAAGCGGCGTGGCCTGATGTTCCAGTCTTCCGAAATCTACGGTGGACTCAACGGTTTTTGGGATTACGGACCGCTGGGTGTCGAACTGAAGCGGAATGTTCGCCAGGCCTGGTGGGATGACATGATCACCCGGCACGACGAACTCTCAATTCCTGCAGGCGCTCCTTCGACCTTCGACATGGTGGGTGTCGAAACATCAATCATCATGCACCCGCAGGTCTGGAAAGTTTCGGGACACTTCGACCTCTTCTGCGACAAAATGGTCGATTGCAAAGAATCGCGCAAACGATATCGGCTCGATCATGTGAAGGGCCGCTGGATCGAAAGCGTTAAACGTGTGCAGGGCGAAATCCCGGAAGGCGCCGCTCCCGAGCGAGTCTTCATCACGACGATGGCCGAAATCGATGAGCGAAATGACGATATCGAAAAGAAAGCACTGCAGTACTTCGGGCTGCGCAGTAAAGATGCCGGCAAACTGAAGTTCGTCTCAGAAATTGAATCGTTGCCACCGGTCGAGCAGTTCATTGATGTCATGGCTCCCGATGCCCGCAACAAGGCGACATTAACCACGCCGCGCGACTTCAACCTGATGTTCAAGACCACACTGGGGGCCTTGGGCACTGAAGACGATGCCGCCTTCCTTCGTCCCGAAACCGCTCAAGGGATGTTCGTCAACTTCAAGAACGTCTGCGATTCGAGCCGGGTCAAAATTCCGTTTGGTATTGCCCAGATTGGCAAAAGCTTCCGTAACGAGATCACTCCTCGCAACTTCACTTTCCGCTCGCGAGAGTTCGAGCAGATGGAAATGGAATTCTTCTGTCATCCGAAAGATTCTCTCGCCTGGTACACCTACTGGCGCGACCGCCGCTATAAGTGGTACACCGATCTGGGGATTTCAAGCGACAACCTCATTCTTCGCGAGCATACTCACGAAGAACTGGCACACTATTCTGTCGGAACAGCCGATGTGGAGTACGCCTTTCCATTTTTGCCGGCCGGTGAATATGGCGAGTTGGAAGGGGTTGCCCATCGTGGCGATTTCGACCTGCGCTCGCACTCTCAGGGCAAGCTCCGCAAAGAAGGGAACGAACTGGTTGTCGAAGCGGGAACTGACGGGAAGCCCAAATACTTGGGAAGTGGCAAGGATCTTTCGTACTTCGATGACCAGTCGCGCGAGCGGTTCCTCCCCCATGTTATTGAACCAGCGGCTGGCTGTGACCGTGCCACACTGGCATTTCTTTGTGAAGCCTATCACGAGGACAAGCAGCCGGATGAAAAGGGCGAGATGCAAGAGCGTGTCGTGCTGAAACTGCACCCACGGCTCGCCCCCGTCAAGGTCGCGATTTTCCCGCTGATCAAGAAAGACGGCATGCCCGAAAAGGCAGCCGAGATTTACCGCGAATTCAAGCGGGCCGGGATTACTGCGGCTTACGACCAGCAGGCCGCCATTGGCCGACGTTATCGCCGCATGGACGAAATCGGCACGCCCTACTGCATCACAGTCGATGGCGACACGATGTCCGCCGACACCGTCACCATCCGCAACCGCGACACCTTGGAACAGATCCGCCTGCCCGTAAAAGAAGTGGTCGATCACATCGCCAAGCTCGTCAGATAG
- the katG gene encoding catalase/peroxidase HPI, with protein MTKHSWLRSMRRSMAVTALAASCGLLATSGLVTSADDKAAAKPGAPGGQCPVMGNVNPASARNTAAGAMSNRDWWPEQLNLSILHQNSAKSNPMGPNFSYAEEFSKLDLVAVKKDIKELLSTSQDWWPADFGNYGPLMIRMAWHSAGTYRITDGRGGAGYGTQRFAPLNSWPDNANLDKARRLLWPIKQKYGNKISWADLMILTGNVAIESMGGETLGFAGGREDVWEPQEDIYWGPESKWLGDSRYTGDRVLEKPLAAVQMGLIYVNPEGPDGKPDPLAAARDIRETFARMAMNDEETVALIAGGHTFGKAHGAATPEGNVGPAPEGAPIQEQGLGWKNTFGKGNGKDTITSGLEGAWTTTPTKWSNGYFDNLFGYEWELTKSPAGAWQWTPKEKAAQGTVPDAHDPKKSHAPMMFTTDIALKTDPAYAKVSKKFHENPAEFKQAFAKAWYKLTHRDMGPVSRLLGPEVAAPQIWQDPVPAVNHELINAQDIDSLKGTILASELTIPQMVRTAWASASTFRGSDKRGGANGSRIRLAPQKDWKVNQPAELAKVLKVYEQIQKDFNSAQKTNKKVSLADLIVLGGCAGIEEAAKKAGNPVKVPFAPGRTDATAEMTDAESFAVLEPKADGFRNFFGHDLDRRGEELLVDRAQLLTLTAPEMTVLVGGMRVLDTNVGFPGMGVFTKNPGTLTNDFFVNLLDMNTTWQTSPMCEHFFEGRDRKTGQVKWTASSVDLVFGSNSQLRAISEVYASGDGKQKFLNDFVAAWTKVMNLDRFDLDPKLKKANVQAALGQR; from the coding sequence ATGACGAAGCATTCGTGGTTGAGATCGATGCGACGGTCAATGGCAGTCACGGCACTGGCGGCGTCGTGTGGTTTGCTGGCCACCAGCGGGCTGGTGACAAGTGCCGATGATAAGGCGGCTGCTAAACCAGGTGCACCCGGTGGTCAATGCCCCGTGATGGGGAATGTGAATCCAGCTTCTGCCCGGAATACTGCCGCTGGAGCCATGTCAAATCGCGACTGGTGGCCCGAGCAATTGAATCTGTCGATTCTGCATCAGAACTCGGCGAAGAGTAACCCTATGGGGCCAAACTTCAGCTATGCAGAAGAATTCAGCAAACTTGATCTGGTGGCTGTGAAGAAGGACATCAAAGAACTTCTCTCGACATCGCAGGATTGGTGGCCGGCCGACTTTGGTAATTATGGGCCACTGATGATTCGTATGGCCTGGCACAGTGCCGGCACTTATCGAATTACGGATGGTCGTGGTGGTGCAGGTTACGGCACACAGCGATTTGCTCCGCTGAACAGTTGGCCTGATAATGCCAACCTGGATAAAGCCCGCCGCCTGCTCTGGCCCATCAAGCAGAAGTATGGCAACAAGATCTCGTGGGCTGACCTGATGATCCTCACTGGGAATGTAGCCATTGAATCAATGGGTGGTGAAACACTCGGGTTTGCCGGTGGTCGCGAAGATGTCTGGGAACCCCAGGAAGATATCTACTGGGGTCCCGAATCCAAGTGGCTGGGTGACAGCCGGTATACGGGTGATCGTGTTCTCGAAAAGCCATTGGCAGCCGTGCAGATGGGGCTGATTTATGTAAATCCTGAAGGTCCCGATGGCAAGCCTGATCCATTGGCGGCGGCTCGCGACATTCGTGAAACATTTGCCCGGATGGCCATGAATGATGAAGAGACCGTCGCTCTGATTGCTGGCGGCCATACATTCGGCAAAGCTCACGGCGCAGCCACGCCGGAAGGAAACGTGGGCCCTGCACCGGAAGGTGCCCCCATCCAGGAACAAGGCCTGGGCTGGAAGAACACCTTCGGTAAAGGAAATGGAAAAGACACCATCACCAGTGGTCTGGAAGGTGCCTGGACGACGACGCCTACAAAATGGTCGAACGGTTACTTCGATAACCTGTTTGGCTACGAATGGGAATTGACCAAGAGCCCTGCGGGTGCCTGGCAATGGACACCCAAAGAAAAGGCAGCACAAGGGACTGTCCCCGATGCTCATGACCCCAAAAAGTCTCACGCTCCGATGATGTTCACGACGGACATCGCTCTGAAGACCGATCCTGCGTATGCGAAGGTCTCGAAGAAGTTTCATGAGAATCCTGCCGAGTTCAAGCAGGCATTTGCCAAGGCTTGGTATAAGCTGACTCACCGCGATATGGGGCCAGTCAGCCGCCTGCTGGGGCCTGAAGTGGCTGCACCGCAGATCTGGCAGGATCCAGTCCCTGCGGTCAATCACGAGCTGATCAATGCTCAGGATATTGATTCGCTCAAAGGGACAATTCTCGCTTCCGAACTGACCATTCCTCAAATGGTGCGAACCGCCTGGGCTTCGGCGTCGACTTTCCGAGGCAGTGACAAGCGTGGTGGAGCCAATGGGTCCCGTATTCGCCTGGCTCCCCAGAAAGACTGGAAGGTCAATCAGCCAGCCGAACTGGCCAAAGTCTTGAAGGTCTACGAGCAGATCCAGAAAGACTTCAACTCCGCTCAAAAGACCAATAAGAAAGTCTCGCTGGCAGATCTGATTGTGCTGGGTGGTTGTGCCGGTATTGAAGAAGCGGCCAAGAAGGCTGGAAATCCAGTGAAAGTTCCTTTCGCGCCCGGACGCACTGACGCCACGGCTGAAATGACGGATGCGGAATCCTTTGCAGTCCTCGAACCCAAGGCTGATGGCTTCCGGAACTTCTTCGGGCATGACCTTGACCGCCGGGGTGAAGAACTGCTGGTTGATCGGGCTCAACTGTTGACACTCACTGCACCCGAAATGACAGTGCTGGTCGGTGGCATGCGAGTGCTTGATACGAACGTGGGCTTCCCGGGGATGGGGGTGTTTACAAAGAATCCCGGAACTCTCACCAACGATTTCTTTGTGAATCTGCTGGATATGAACACCACCTGGCAGACCTCGCCCATGTGTGAGCACTTCTTTGAAGGACGCGACCGCAAGACGGGACAGGTCAAATGGACGGCTTCATCGGTCGATCTGGTCTTTGGCTCGAATTCGCAGTTGAGAGCGATTTCGGAAGTCTATGCCAGTGGCGACGGCAAGCAGAAGTTCTTGAATGACTTCGTCGCTGCATGGACAAAAGTCATGAATCTTGATCGCTTTGATCTGGATCCCAAGCTCAAAAAGGCCAACGTTCAGGCGGCACTGGGACAAAGATAG
- a CDS encoding LysR family transcriptional regulator: MDLDQLRYFLQVAREGSFTRAAETLHISQPALSRSIQKLEEEFGRPVFERKTRSVELTDAGQLLQSRAQQVLSILDDTKSELMDDGESGRVRIGAIPTIAPYFLPTVLRRFSQKFPRATVFVQESTTDVLLKSCTQGEIDLAVLALPVPAKYLEVEELFDEELLLVLPTDHPLVEKDKIRVTDVEPFPFVLLDEAHCLSDNIVSFCRQRSFQPVAVERISQLAMVQELVSLSHGISMIPAMARQLDQSDRRVYRSFAGKKPTRTVAVAWNPYRFQSRLLEAFRECLRQ; this comes from the coding sequence ATGGATCTGGATCAGTTAAGATATTTTCTGCAGGTGGCTCGTGAAGGAAGTTTCACCAGAGCGGCTGAAACACTCCATATTTCTCAACCAGCCCTCAGCCGCTCGATTCAAAAGCTGGAAGAAGAGTTTGGTCGCCCAGTCTTTGAGCGCAAAACTCGATCTGTCGAACTGACCGATGCGGGCCAGCTGCTGCAATCGCGGGCCCAGCAAGTCCTTTCCATATTGGACGACACCAAATCGGAGTTGATGGATGATGGAGAAAGTGGCCGAGTCCGCATTGGAGCCATACCCACCATTGCCCCTTATTTTCTACCAACTGTCCTCCGCCGTTTCTCCCAAAAATTTCCACGGGCTACGGTCTTTGTGCAGGAGAGCACGACCGATGTCCTGTTGAAAAGTTGCACGCAGGGAGAAATCGACCTCGCTGTCCTCGCACTTCCCGTCCCGGCCAAGTATCTCGAAGTTGAAGAACTTTTCGACGAAGAATTACTGCTGGTGCTGCCGACAGATCATCCACTGGTTGAGAAAGACAAGATCCGGGTCACAGACGTGGAGCCTTTCCCCTTTGTACTGCTCGACGAGGCTCATTGCCTCTCGGATAACATCGTCTCGTTTTGTCGACAACGATCTTTTCAGCCCGTGGCGGTCGAACGCATCAGCCAACTGGCCATGGTGCAGGAACTGGTCTCTCTTTCACACGGCATCTCCATGATCCCGGCTATGGCGCGGCAGCTCGATCAGAGTGACCGTCGTGTCTATCGTTCGTTTGCCGGTAAAAAACCGACCCGCACAGTCGCGGTCGCATGGAACCCTTATCGCTTCCAGAGTCGCTTGCTCGAAGCATTCCGTGAATGCCTGAGGCAGTGA
- the ychF gene encoding redox-regulated ATPase YchF, producing MEAGIVGLPNVGKSTLFNALTCSKAAQSANYPFCTIEPNEGIVSVPDSRLERITKFIPPQKVIPAALKLVDIAGIVKGASEGQGLGNKFLSHIREVDAILQVVRCFEDPDVVHVAGDVNPLVDIETIEMELMLADMQTLDNSLPKAERAARTGDKEAKLRVDVIKKCTAHLATDQPLRKLEADENETKIIRSFGLMTAKPVLYVANVDENDLLGEGPLVKQLQDFATKVGAEVVPVCAKLEAELAELDPADRAEMLESVGLKEPALALLARATYRTLGQQSYFTAGEKEVRAWTIPVGATAPQAAGVIHTDFEKGFIRAEIYTLADLEQYKTEKDIRAAGKLRVEGKTYIMQDGDICHFLVNS from the coding sequence ATGGAAGCGGGAATTGTCGGGCTCCCCAATGTCGGCAAGAGCACACTCTTCAATGCACTCACATGCTCCAAGGCGGCACAAAGTGCTAACTACCCCTTTTGCACCATCGAGCCGAACGAAGGCATTGTGAGCGTCCCCGATTCCAGGCTGGAAAGGATCACCAAATTCATTCCACCACAGAAGGTGATCCCCGCAGCCCTCAAGCTGGTTGATATTGCCGGAATTGTGAAGGGAGCCAGTGAAGGGCAGGGGCTGGGCAACAAGTTCTTGAGTCACATTCGCGAAGTCGATGCCATTTTACAGGTCGTTCGCTGCTTCGAAGATCCGGATGTCGTGCACGTCGCGGGCGATGTCAACCCTTTGGTCGATATCGAAACGATCGAAATGGAATTGATGCTCGCCGATATGCAGACGCTCGATAACTCGCTGCCCAAAGCCGAACGGGCAGCCCGCACGGGTGATAAAGAGGCTAAGCTGCGCGTCGATGTCATCAAGAAGTGCACGGCTCACCTGGCCACTGATCAGCCACTGCGAAAGCTCGAAGCCGACGAGAACGAGACCAAAATCATCCGCTCATTCGGTTTAATGACAGCCAAACCCGTACTGTATGTAGCCAACGTCGATGAAAATGATCTTCTGGGCGAAGGGCCACTGGTCAAGCAGCTTCAGGATTTTGCGACCAAAGTTGGGGCAGAAGTCGTCCCTGTGTGTGCGAAGCTCGAAGCGGAACTCGCTGAACTCGATCCAGCCGATCGAGCCGAAATGCTCGAATCGGTCGGTCTGAAAGAACCGGCTCTCGCTCTTCTAGCCCGGGCCACTTATCGCACTTTGGGCCAGCAGAGCTACTTTACTGCTGGTGAAAAGGAAGTGCGGGCCTGGACAATCCCCGTCGGCGCCACAGCACCGCAAGCGGCAGGCGTGATCCACACCGACTTTGAAAAAGGCTTTATCCGGGCAGAAATCTACACCCTGGCCGATCTTGAGCAGTACAAGACCGAAAAAGACATTCGCGCCGCAGGCAAACTGAGAGTCGAAGGCAAGACCTACATCATGCAGGACGGCGACATCTGCCACTTCCTGGTGAATTCGTAA
- a CDS encoding YheT family hydrolase, whose protein sequence is MSPRWWLRSGHLQTIACGLWPVSEEPGDSLREVVQLDDGDRLTVYANFPAENSPVNPSEIPLTVLLMPGLCGDHRSGLIRRLTSQLLQAGISVVRMNHRGCGEQEILAQRPYHAGRTSDLLAVIDWWKQSPWAIEASGKRRQLALCGISLSGNILLKTLGVAARELPAEVVAALAINPPIDLSQCVKQLSVGLNRIYDQFFVRRLYGELARRKDATRWPKELRRPKTLLEFDEFYTAPRSGFVSAEEYYRLSSARSTLDQIEIATTVLTSQDDPLIPVSIFSDAQARWSPSTRVVVARSGGHVGYFETRQGGKSGFWLDEFVAHWALGVAGGPVNRL, encoded by the coding sequence ATGTCTCCCCGGTGGTGGTTGAGAAGCGGGCACCTGCAAACAATCGCTTGCGGATTGTGGCCCGTTTCCGAGGAGCCGGGAGATTCTTTGCGTGAAGTGGTTCAGCTGGACGATGGCGATCGACTGACTGTTTATGCGAATTTTCCCGCAGAAAATTCTCCTGTTAATCCTTCCGAGATCCCTTTGACTGTCCTCCTGATGCCCGGCCTGTGTGGAGACCATCGAAGTGGGCTGATCCGTCGATTGACCAGCCAGTTGCTTCAGGCAGGCATTTCTGTGGTACGGATGAATCATCGCGGCTGCGGTGAACAGGAGATTCTGGCCCAAAGGCCCTACCATGCAGGTCGCACGTCTGATCTGCTGGCTGTTATCGACTGGTGGAAGCAATCCCCGTGGGCGATTGAGGCTTCGGGAAAACGTCGCCAGCTGGCCCTTTGTGGAATCTCGTTGAGCGGAAATATTTTGCTGAAAACATTGGGTGTAGCCGCTCGCGAGTTACCGGCAGAAGTCGTGGCGGCTCTGGCCATCAATCCACCGATTGATCTCTCTCAGTGCGTCAAGCAGCTTTCCGTGGGTTTGAACCGGATCTACGACCAGTTCTTTGTCAGGCGTCTCTATGGAGAACTTGCCAGGCGTAAAGATGCCACCCGCTGGCCAAAAGAACTTCGACGCCCCAAAACTCTCCTGGAGTTTGACGAGTTCTATACGGCTCCCCGCAGTGGATTTGTAAGTGCCGAGGAGTATTACAGACTTTCCAGTGCCCGATCGACACTCGATCAGATTGAAATAGCCACCACCGTCCTGACGTCGCAGGATGATCCCTTAATTCCTGTGTCGATTTTCAGTGACGCACAGGCTCGCTGGTCGCCTTCCACCCGGGTCGTTGTCGCCCGATCGGGAGGTCATGTCGGTTACTTCGAAACTCGTCAGGGTGGGAAAAGTGGCTTCTGGCTCGATGAGTTTGTGGCACATTGGGCACTCGGGGTGGCTGGCGGGCCGGTAAATCGACTTTAA